TGAGAATGCAGAGGAGGGCGCAGGCCGCCAGCACCACGTGCTGCAGGAAGGCTCCATGGCCCATATGGAGGCGCTGGGCCGGGCCGCTCAGCCCCCCAAGCGCCCCTAGAGCCATGATCAGGCCCAGGCCGCGACCcctggggaagaaggaggaggagctcaGCCCACAGCTGTGGCCTTGCCCTGCCCTTCTCCCACAGCACCCCCTCCTCCAGCCCACAAGCCCCGTCCTCAGGagtgggttgggggagggggaggccgagggtcctggctctgcccctggGGACACCCCTGCTCTCACCGGACAGTGGTGGGGATGACCTCAGCAGCAAGGAGGGTGCTGAGGATGGCGGCAGCTTGGGAGGAGAAGAGCCCAAGGACGGAGAACGTGGTGATGGCAGCCTCGTTCAGATCTGCAGACGCAAAAGGGATGATATGAATGGAGgtggggaggtcaaggctctCCTAGTCCTGGGTGTCATCCCCTTGGCTCTCTGTTCCCATGGCTCTAGCTGGGCAGGCTCTGGGCATTCAGTAACTGACTGGGAGAGCAGATGGAGCTGTGCGGCCTGGTGGAGGCATGTGGAAGAGCTGGACAGGGTCTGGGGCTTGTCTTGGGAGGCTTGTGCCAGAAGAAATGGCTGAGCCTGTCTGAAGCACCTCTGTTGGGGATCCCTTGTTGAGCCCACACTGTGGGAAAGGTAGGATGCTCACAATCCCACAGGCCCAGCAGGACCAGGGAAGCAATGCCGGTAAGGGTCATGGAGAGAAGAAGGATGCCCCGGCGGCCAAATCGGTCCACGGTGACCCCTAGGAAGACACAGGCCAGGGCTGCGGTGCCGCTGGCCAGCAGAGAGCACAGGTAGAAGTCCGATgggcttcctcctcctcccacaggCTGGTAGCAGTGGCGAATGGCATGGGCAATGAAGCTGTGAGAAGGGGTGGGGAAGCAAAGAACAGAGTCTGAATCCCCTCGTgcagccttccacagtgctgatGGTCCTCTGCAGGGGTCCTTGGGCCTTCCCACCCGGCCAGCCCCCATTCCAGCTACTGGCCTGGCCCTCAGCCCAGACACCCAGGCTCACTTGGTGAAGCCCAGGATAAGCAGATTTTTCCAGATGTTGCGGTAGTTGAGGAGGGAAGCGAAGGAAAAGGAGGATGTTGCAGGGAGAGGGCAGGTATTCTCCAGGTctttgggagagagagaggagctgtCAGAAGAAAACCCTGAGAACCCAGGATCCTCCCACATGGGTGGTGGGGACCCTGGGAGAAGGTGGCACAGCTACAACCATGCAGAGGGCACCATCATGTGTGCAAGTGAAGCAACACTCACAGGGACCCCTATCTCTTACCCTGCAGGGCCTCCTGGGCCTCCTCCCCCAGCATCTGCCCATGGGGCCGGTTTCGTTCAGCCAGGATCCTCAGCACAGATTGAGCCTCCTCGATCTGCCGCTTCACTATCAGCCACCGTGCGGACTCCAGGAACAAACCAGGCCAGCTGGGGGCAAGGTGGAAGGGGTATACTGTGAGGTTTCCCTTCTCCTGATCTAGGGGTGGGAAACGTGCACCTCTGAGGGACTGGGGCTGGGGTAGGCCTGGACCAGGGGTGGTTGGAGAAGAGGAGGGGTCTCCAGGCTAGGGCTAGtttggaggcagagatgggaatTGCCGGACCACAGGTGAAGGGCAATACTGACCCATAAAACAGGAAGAGGATGCAGGGAGCGGTGATCATTCGCTGTAGGAATCGCCAATCCTTAGAGACAAGGGCCAGGCCCAGGAACAGGAAgtgccctcccacccccaccaactCCCCTGCCAGGGCCACCCGAAGCCTCTGGGTTGGGTCGCACAGCTCCAGGCCTGGAGATACAGCAGgggtggagagaggagagggaggccagggaggaagAAGACataagagagaagaggagagagggagggaggaggacagaGAGTGAGGTCAGACCCAGAGTGGAGGCTGCAGCCATTGCCTCCCTTGCTAACCTCTGGGTGGCAAGGATTGGGGAGATTGTTCagccctctctcctttcctgctCAAACCTAGGAGGGCTCTAGGGCCAGAGTCCCTGGTGAGTGTTCAGCATTTCCAGTTTATAGGCCCTTTCCCATCAGGCCTCTTATTTGACCTTCACATCAACCCTTGTCCAAGGTCGCACAGCTAGGGACAATCCTTGTCCCTGGACTTACTACGGTCAGGGGAATAGCACCTTATCCCCTGGCAGCAGTAAGTCCAGGGCAAAGACTTTAAAGATTGTGGGGACAGGGAGATAGGTGCAGAGAGAAGCAAGAGCCCTGGATTCTTCAAGGGCCTGGGCAGAAAGATAGCTGAAATTCTAGGCAGCTGAAATGTGGCCTAAGGGGCAGTGGGGATGGCCTGGGGATGCAGGCAGGTAGGCATGAGACCCAAGGGAGGGAATTCTGGGAGGGTGCCACTTACGCATCAGGTAGACACCCAGGTCAACACCGGCAAGCAGAAAACCCAGGAGGAATCGGAGGGCCATGACGCCTGTGGAGGAGCCTGCAGCAGCCCCTCCTACTCCACAGGGTCCCACCAGCCCCAAGGTCAGCAACACAATCCCACGACGGCCAAACCTAGAAAGTGGGAAGGGCTTCTGGTCACCCAGACTCTCTGGTGGTGGGGAAGTTACTGGGAAAGACCCAGCTGCACACTTTAGAGCTAGAGGTATGAGAATGAAGTTCTGGGAGCAAGAGTTGGAAAGAGGCTTGAGAAGATGGGAAGGGATGGGGACCATGGGTGGGTGATGCCTGGCTACTGGGCACTGGGGTGTGGTTGTGATTCTGTAAGAGGTGGGAACATTGACTCTTGGGCTATTGGTCAGAGATTAGGGCACTTGTCAATGGATGTGAGATCACTCATCAGGGGGGATGGGTAATTGCTTAGGGGATTTGGGACCATTCATCCTTAGGAATAGAGCTAATGGTCAGTGGGCATGGAGCTTGTCTTGCTTAGACTGTTCAGAGGAGATGTGGGAGGGGGGTTCATTGATATACGGAGTTGGAACTATTAACCTGTGGAGGGGAGGCCATTGGCCACTTGTGCATGGGGATACTACTGGTCAGTGAAGGTAAAGTTAATGACATTAGGGGACGGAGTAATTGATTTTTGGAGATGAGACCATTGTTCCATGGAGGTGGGACATTGGTCTATTAATACATTAAGAATGGtcaggctgagcacggtggctcacgcctgcaatcctagcactttgggaggccgaggcgggcagatcatgaggtcaggagttcaagaccagcctgacaaatatggtaaaaccccgtctcttctaaaaatacaaaaattagccaggtgtgggggtgtgtgcctgtagttccagctacttgggaggctgaggcaggagaatcgcttgaacccgggaggcagaggttgcagtgaactgagattgcgccactgcactccagcctgggcaacagagcgagactccgtctcaaaaagaaaaaaaaaaaaaaaaaaaagaaaagaaaaaaaagaaagaaaaaagaaagatcagtGGGGACATGGACATGGGTCTATTAATCCATGGGGCAGGACTATTGATCAATGGAATGAATCTATTAATCCATGGGACTAATCCGTAAGGATAAGGTCACAGACCAAGGGAGATGAGATGATTGGTAAGTGATGATAGTCACTGACTATGAGTTAGTGAAAACATGGTTACTGATCCTTGGAGGCTGGGCTATTGATCTTTGGGGAGAAGACCACTGATCTATGGAGATGAAGATAGGGAGCCTCTGGTCATTGGAAAGGGGGCACCAATCCCTGGGAGTTAGGCTATTGATCTAATAAGGTGGAGTGTTTTTCCATGAGAATGGGCTTATTGGTTAATGTGCTGAAGGCTACGGATTTTAAGAGACCAAATTATTGATCTTTGGGGATGAAACCATTGTTCCATAGGAATGAGCTACTAGTCTGTGGCAATGAGGCCACTGATGCATAGGCATGGGCTACTGACCTGTGGGTTTAGGACCATTGGCCCACAGAGGTGTGTGACTGTTGGGCAGTGAGGATGGGTATTGATTTTAAGGAACTGGACTACTGAATGTTGGGATGGCTTTGATCCATAGAACTTGAGCTATTAATCCACTTGGATGAACTGTGGATCAATGGGGCTCAGTCTAATCATCCAGGAGGAAGTTTAGTGCAGTGAGAGCATCTGGTCAGTGGTGATGGTGACCAGAATCAGAGATGAGATTTTTTGATCTGTGGGAAGAGTTATTGGTTGCTGGGATTGGGCTGTTGATCTCTGGAGGTGAAGCTATTGACTCATGGAAATGGGGATTTTGGTGAGAGGATCTCAAAGACCTGAGGATCCATGAGGGTGTGACTTTTAATCTATGGGCTATTCACCTACAGAGGGTAGGGTCATTTGGTGGCAGGCATGGGACTGTGAATTATTgggtctgaggatattttctttggagatagTTATTGACTTGTAGGGGAGGGGCCACTGGTCAGAAATGAGGTAATTTGTTTGTGAAGTTGAACTATTGGTCAGTGGGAATGGAGCTGTTGGTGTTTAGGAATTAACATTGATCTTCAGGAATGAGGTCACTGAGATGGAGCTAACAGTCCATGTGGGCTGTTAGTGAGAATGACACTTTTCTCTTTGGAGATGAGGCCATTGATTAATGGATGGGGGGGGGCCACTAATTAGTGGGAATGGAACTAATAGTCCATGGAGGTCGAGTCATTCCCTTGCACGGAAGAGGTAGGGAAGGTGTATTTCTTGATGGGGAGTGAAGTTGAGACATGGGTAGACCATTGAATAGAAGTCCAGAGAAGACTGCAGGGTCCAGCGAATCGTCTTCGACCTCTTGTAAGCGCCCGCTGCTTGGGCTAGCTTCCCTAGCACCCCCTCCTTTCTACCAGCCCTGCCCCCACGACACCCCTCACCTGTCTGCGGGGTAACCCAGGAACAGGTAGCCGGAGGCAAAGCCCAAGATGAAGAGGATCTGCTCCAGGATCACCTGCCAGCCCAGGTCACACACCAGATCCCACTGGGGACGTGAGAAGGGTGCAGGGGGCGTGAGGCCCCGCCCTCGCAGCTCTCTGCCCGCCCCCAGACCCGCGGCCCGCCTGGCCGCCTCACCTGGCCGATGGCATTGGTGGTGAGCACGGGAAGGCCATTATAGTCCCAATCCTTGAGGCAATGGTTGAAGTCCGGCGGGGCGAAGCCGCTGCACGAGGGGTCGGTACTGGTGGCGACACGGCTGGCAGCGCTGGCTGCTAGGGCCGCGCTGGCGACGCTGACGCCGCTGGCATTGGGGGGCTGCTCCCAGCCAGAGGCATTCGGGGGGAAGGCCCCGTAGTGGCAATGCAGCGGGGGCGCCAGCGTGAAGATGGGGTCCGAGGCCATGCCCAGAGCCACGAAGAGCACGGGCAGGCAGCAGAGGCCGAGCTGCAGCTGCTGGCCGCCGCCCAGCGCCCCCACCTGGGCGAGCAGCGCCTCAAAGCTGAGGGGGCCTGGGGGCACGGCCAGCGACAGGCTGCTGCCCAGTCCGTCGCCGCCCGCgtctccctccccctcccgctCGCGCTCCCGCTCACCCTGCAGCTGCTCCGTGGGCACCGCATCTCCGAGGGTTCCGACCTGCtgttggggggcagggggtggcaGGAGAAGGGTGAAGCGGAGGAAACCGCAGAGCAAGGGCAGGGGGCAGGCGGGAGCGAGGGCTAGGAAGGCAGTCAGGGGCGGGGGATGCGCAGGAGGAAAATGAAGGGCGCTCCGCGGGGGCGGGGGTGTGGGGAGAGGATGGCGTCGCCACCTGGGGCTCGGGCACTTACTCCGTTGGAGGTGGGGGTGATCTCTACAGTGTTGTCGATTTTGCCGCCGCCCCCGCCATTGGGCTCGGGGGTCCCGGTGGCCACCCGGGGAGCCAGCTTGCTGACCGCAGGGGCCCTGCCAGCCCGCGCCGAAAGGATGCGCTGTCCTCTGGCCCAGTTGCGCGCCGACTGCCCGGACCCAGAGAGCCCGAAGAGATCCCGCTCCGCAGCTCTGCAGCCGCGGGCGCCTCCTTGGTCTCTGCGATCTCTGCGCTgctttcccctcctcttcctctagactctcctccccttcccacgTCAGCAGAACCTTCGGTCCAGACTCTTCGTCAGATAGAGGAAGGGGGGCCAGGgcccaggggagggaggggaatggGGCTCTGTCGTCTCTTTCCTGGGTCTGCAGGCCATTGcggtaaaaagcaaaaaaagctgAAGGATAGTAGCTAGTCCAGGCAGATGCCAGAGATTCTTCCTCTGCTTCCAATCATTTGCcactactcattcattcattcatccacccattcactAATCAGTAAAATTTAAGTGTCCACTACATTCCAGGACTTGCACTAGACTTTAAGGATAATAGGGTGGACAAGGTCCGCTTTGGAGACCATTACTCCAGGGAGACAGACATGTAAACTGGCTATTACAGTACAACTTATGCATATGGAAGACTGGCTTGGCCCTGTATTCAGCCCTAGCTTCAGTCCTCTACAAGGAGACCACTTCCTTGGGTTTCATCACTCCCATCCTGGTTGAATCTCCATTTCTCAACAGCATTTGGCACTGTTGACCCCCTCTTCCTTTAAACACTCCCTTCCTTTGCTGCTGAGTCTCTCCTGCTCCCCTTTTCTCCATTGCAGAAATCGTCTTCCAGCTCATGGCACTGGTGCTGAGCATGGGCAGGCCATTATCATCCCGGTTCTTGAGGCAATGACTGAAGTCCAATGGGATGAAGCAACTGCAGGAGGGGTCTGTATTGGTAGTGACGAGGCTGGTGGTGCTGGCTTTTAGGGCCATTCCTGTCTGGATCATTTAGACACCATCGTTCAGTGTCTGGAATCCTCAGAGACTTAGTCCTAGGCCCTCCTCTCATCGCACACTGTCTCCACCTTGGGATCTTGCCTATTCCCACAGCTTCAAACACCACCCATACAAACAATACAAACCTGATGTCCAGACTGATTTCCAGCTTCCACCTCTGTTCTGAGCTCCAGACCCATGAAGCCACCTCTTATTTGACCTTCACCTTGGATCACTCACAGGGACTTCAAACTCAATATGTTCAAGACCAAATTTGTGCTTTCCCCCCATAACTTGGTTGTCTTCCACTGCTTTTTTCTGCAGTGAATGGCACCCTCAACATCACATTGTGGCCAAATGCTCAGGCAACATCCCTTAGAGCTTTCTCTTCCTTACCCATGTTGAATCCTTTACACAATTCTGCCCATTTTACTTCCTATATATTCTCAGATATCCCACATCTCTCCATCTCTGCCACTATTAGTCAAACTACCTGCTGTAAAGACCACTTTCGCCCCCTAATTCCTAACTGGTGTTCTGCATCCACTTTGTTTACACTTCCTTGCCACCCATATGTCATTTATAGTCAGATagaatgatcttttcaaaatacagatCTGATCGTGTATCTTTCCTGTTAACCAGTCTTCAGTGGTGTCTCCTCACTGTCAAAGTGAATATTAAAAATCTAGATACCTCATACATGGTTCTGCATGCCTGGTCACATGCTCTCTGTAGTTCCGTCTCACTTCTTTCCCCAAactctctgcactccagccacagACTTTCTAGTTTTCCCCAGTGCCACGAGGCCTTTGAACAAGCTCGTTCCTGCACCTAAAAAACTTCTTAGTCACATTTTTCTCATCCTTCAGCTCTCAGTTCAAACATCTTTGCTACACAGGAGTCTTCCCTAACCTCTAGaattgctactcaaagtgtggttcatGGACCAGCAGCATAcgtgggagcttgttagaaatgcagaatccaaGCCTCACTGAGAGACCCTTGAATCATAATCTATATTTTAACCAGATCTCCAGGTGTAGGTATTATACATTAAAGGTAGAGACACACATCTCTAAGAGATTTGTTACCTGATAGGTACTTTATTCTTTAATCCTAGGTAAGGGCTAGAAAGGAGTGTTCTATCATTGTCAGCCAGGAAATCGTTCCCCCTTCTCTCCACTGAACCACACCTTTAACTTGTCTCCTCTGTTCAGAAATTTTCCATATACAGGAAactcttttcttgagacagggtctcactctcttacccaggctggagtgcagtggcttgatcacagctcactgcagtctccacctccctggctcaagcaatcctcctacctcagccttctgaataggtgggactacatgcacatgccaccgcacttggctaattttttgatattttgttgagatagggtctcactgtgtggccccgGCTGGTTTtatactcctgagctcaagccatcctctggcctcagcctcctgaaatgctgggatgacaggtgcgagTCACTGCCCCCCGCCGAAACCTCTTTTCTAATGCATCAAGCAGCCTCCCACCACTTCCCCTCTCCcaactcatttcagcatctcTTCAGGTTTTACTATGGTGCTGCATAGCCAATATTCCTTGGGGATTTATCGTCTGACTCCTGGTGTCTGTCCTGGAATAATGATAATCACTTAATTTATACATTGTGGGGCTGTTCACATGCATTATCTTGTTAggtcctcacaataaccctgtaaGACCATTATGATCATGCTAATATTGAAGATGAGACCAGGACTTCAGAGGGACTGGCATGATTTACCCATGGATGAACAAGTACATGGCAGATCAGAGACTTGAACTGAAACCTCTGACTCTAATTCCAGGCTAATCTCTTGAAATTCTGTTTGGAAGACGATGGATGATGGACTTCAACACATGGGGTGAATTTTGTTGGCCCCAAAATCTGAAAGTGCATTTTTCTTTGAGAGTGAGATGAGAAAGGAACCTAAAGGGGAGGTGGCAAATGTGTGGGGGTGCCAACAGACTATGCCCCCAATCCAGTCATCATGCCATGGTAATATCTTGGGAAAGCAGAACTGAAGCAATTGATTTGTAGCTTGGATGTTTTCTCTTGTGGTAAATGGCTAGAATGATCTCCTATCTGAGCCATGGTCTCATCAATTTCACCAAAGTCCTGAGGACTGACCTTTCGACATCTGCCACCGTGGATCCTCCTGAAAATGGTTTGTCCAGAAGGATGATGCGCAGGTCATCCTGGGATGatctacctgggaagctgagagaAAGGGCCTATACCCTCTTGGTGTCACCTAAGGAAGAGGGTGCCTAGACTGGCCAGCAGCAGTCACCAGTTGGCCAGAGCTATCCTGTGGTGCAAAGCTGAGGCTGGGCCTTTAGTTGGGGTGGCCTCTCCAGGATGGCACATTTCAAGGCTCTTGTGTGGTCAGCTTCTCTCCACATTGACACCTCTCTAATGACATCATATGACAATGAAGTCTTGGAGGAAGGCCCTCAGGTCAGTCATTGGCATCTGCCTTCTGGGAATACTAGTCCTCAGACTCTCCTCTTCTGGGTAGCAGTTCGGATCTCACCTCCCAACCATCCTGTCTAAAGTCTCCTTCACTGGCCTCTCCCCTCATCTACTTAGTTTCTTCACACCATCCTGCCGACTTCCATCACCAGCAAATGTGAAATCTATGGCaggtttatgtttttatttatgtattttaactgACTTATTTGTGTATCCCACTAGAATGATACATTCACAATATACTTGCAGAACTGTGCCTGGCGCATCATGGGAGCAGAGAACTTGTCCAGTGAATAGTTGTTGAGGAAAGGAGCAAAATCTCCCCCAAATCCCTAAAGGCATCCTGTTCATAGTGTGTGTCCCATAGGTATGGCTGCTGAGCACCAGGGCTGCTCACcatgctcccaagaagcagagtcAGGGAGGGAGACTGAAGGGTTTATTGAGGTGCACAACCATGTCTGAGTCCCAGCTCTCTCCACCTTCTGTGGGGAGAAGCTCTCTGGTCTTCCTGAGACCTTCAAACTCTGGACAGTTTATGTCTTGCCCTCACTGTCAGCTAACAGTGCAGTGCTGATCTTCTAGAGCCAAGatacaggaaaagagagaggctCTATGTGGCCTCAGGTTTCTGCCACCTGACTTTTCATGGCCAGTCTTCCAGAGGTGGGTGGCAGTGCAGTGACCTCCACCCTAGGCTGAGGAGAGAAGAGTCCAGTTCCTCACTGCCCCAGAGCCTAGTACCTGCTCCTGACAAAGCAgggaataatattaaatataaataatttatacaaaatgGCTCATACAAAAAGCTGTGGGTTAGGGGGAGAAGACACCTCTGTGAGAGGTTGAGATGAGCAGAAAAGGCAGGAAAGGGGAAAGATACCCCCACTTCTCCTAGTCCCTTAACAAAGCCCTCCAGCCACCCAAGGCCTAGAGGGGGTCTTTGGCAGACAGGGGAGGGACAGGGCTGTGCCAAAGGACCTTCAGGGAGCCAGGCTAGTGAGCAGGGTGGTGAATCGCAGGGCCTGCCCTGCCAGTTCTGTTACACACTGCATCATCTCTTGGACGGCAGGGCTGGATGGGTAGCCCAGGGCAGCTCCCTTGACAGCCAGCACAGTGGCCCGCAATGCCTGGCCTAGTGCTGTACCTCCAGTCCTAACCTGTGCTCTCAGAGGGGCAGAGGCTGCCAGCCGGCCTAGGGTGTCCCCAACAAACACCAGGCGATGAGCAGCCACCACCACCCTCTTGCTATGGGGCACGAAGAGTCGCGGGGGCTGATTAGCCTGGGTACTGGACATCAGGGCTGCCACGGCCACTTGCAGGGCCGAGTAGTGGCTCTGGCATTGACCAGCGTAGAAGTGCAGGAGCTGTAGATCTCCGGTGGACAGAACCAGTGGCTCCCCTGGGGACAGGGCCTCCTGAGGGGCAAGCGGAGTGGTCAGAGAGAACATTCTCATCAGTGCCATTTCCTCCCtcacttcttttctccttcctccctttcttcccaagGGCGATCCTTTTAGCTCTTACCTCTGCCCATCGGAAAGTTTAGATTCTAGAGGGAGCAGCAGTGAAGTGCCCACACTTGATATCAGATAGATCTGGATTCAAACAACCTCAAACTTGATTTCAGACAAGGCTTTGAACTTGGTTTCCTTAACTCTAAAACAGGGAGTCTAGTactgcactgtccaatataaACATAATGTGAACCACATGTGAAATTTTAGATGAGTTAGCAGCCACATtaaaagtggtttaaaaaaaaaaaaaaccctgatatattttatctgactccaaatataaaaatgttataatttcaacatgtaatcaatatgaaaattattGAGATTTTTCCCATACTGAGTCTGCAAAATCCAGGGTGCGTTTTATATTTGCAGCATATTTCAACTTGAACTAGCCATATCTCGAGTGCTCAATAGCCATATGTAGCTAGCGGCTACTGTACTAGATTGTGCAGTTCTAGTATGTACCTCATGATGCTGCAGAAAAGATCAATTGAGATAATATAGAGAAAGGCTTATCACAGTGCATTGCACACTGTGAGCACCAGATGCGTATTAACTGCGACTATGATTAATACTAACACATGCAGCATGCCTAGCACAGGGTCTAGCACTTGGTAAATACCTGATAAATAGTAGCTATTGTGTTGCAACCATTCTACACAGGTTTGAGGAAACCACCTCACTTTCTGAGGCCTGGAGAGATTAACTGACAGCTTCAAAGCCCCTGGCTTCTCAGTAGtggagctgggattagaagccAGGTCTCTTAGGAGCCCAGGAATTCACAGTTGGAAGGAGGCTCAGAAGTCCCCAGGCCTAGCTCTGACCCCACAACTCAGAAACTTTCTGCTCTCCTGGCTGCTTGATTTTCTGACTCCTCTCCAACACATTCTTTCCCCTCTTTCTGAATTCCTAACATCCTCTTCCAGGTTCCAGTTCCTTCCTGTAGATTTCTAACATGCCCTCCACTCTGTCCCTGGTTCCTGTGAACTCTCACTCCATCCTAACCTATTTCCTTCCATGGATGATGGCTCAGTTCTTCTCCCAAGTCCCTGttcctctctccccagcccccttCTCTAGCACCATTCCCGCCAGGGTCACCTGCAGCGCCGGCATTCCCCTCTCTGGCAGTTCAGGATCCCTTGTGCAGGCCTGATCCGGGGGCCTAGATCCCTGAGCTTTGTCCATGCCCTGCAGGGGGGCATGAGGTCTTAGTGCTGGGGTGGGGGAGCAGGATGGGGTGGCTTCTGTGGCCCTTctgccccttcccagcctcccttccttcccaagGACATTCCTGTTATCAGAGGTTGTAGTCCCTTGACTCCAGAGAGCTCTGGTGGCCCCAGGCTGGGTCTAGGAGGAACAGTGTGGCACTAGTACAAGTGTTGTGGCCAAGTACTGGGGTCCCAGGCTGCAGGGTAGAGGGccaggggagaaggaagggggacagaagggaggcagggaggctctGCTTCTGTGCCCTAGGTCTCCACACTCCTCCCCTGGTGCCCCTGGGGTCCCTCCTGGTGGGGCTGCCCGGGGACGCTCACCTTCAGGTGGACATAGTCATACTCCTCGGCCATTGGAATGCCCTCGTACTCATTGTGGTGTCCTGCTGGGTCATCCTCCATCTCCCTGCCCTCTGGATCCCCCTCGACCTTGGGGCCCCCATAGCCAGGcaggcggggtgggggtgggggcagaggccGGTCCTGGATGCTGCCCTTCCGtcctggggcaggagagggcactggggaggggctgggggcctcaGGGACAGGCAGGGCAGGCAGAGGGCGGCGGGACAGGCTCTCAGCTGAGGGGAGCCGGGGCCTGTGTGGAGGTGGGGGGCTTCTGGCCAGAAGCTGGGCCAGGGTGTCCTGGTCATGGGAGGCCAGTGCTCCAGGGGGCTCTGGAGAAGGGGGAGCCTCTGGCCCCAGCAGAGGCACATCGTAGATCCCCTCATCAGTGCCCCCACCTTCCCCATCTGCCAGCAGTTCCTCGGGTGCTTCATACAGATTGAGTAAGGCTGACGCTCGTTTCAGGTTGGAGGGGGCAGCGTAGATGGGGGGCCCTGGTTCTCGGCCTCCTTCCCACTCCAGATCTGGTTCCAGCTCTGCAGGTGGCTTTGGGGTCAGAGGCACATCATAGGGAGCATCATCCTCTTCAGGGGGCTGCAGGGCAACCCGGGTCAGAGGGTGGGAAAAGGAGGCAGGGCAGTCATAGGGGCTACTGGAGAGCACCCGAAGGGCGGTAGGGGGCACATCGTAGACCTGTGGAGAGGAGTGGTCAGTCATCTGTCAGCTCAGCAATGTACCCTCCCTTGGGGCGATTTGTCTCCCACCCAACTTACACAGGGACCTCTAGCCCTCACCTCTAAGACATCTCTGGGAGCAGCCAGCTGGGTACCACTGGCTCTGGGGATCTTGTAGATGGGGTCAGGAGAGGGTGGGCAAGGTCCAGCCGGAGGTCCTGAGGTTGGACAGGGCCGAGCTGGGGGCGGCACCACATACACCTGAGGGATCAAATAGACGGGGGGTCAGGAGGAACGCAGTGGGCAGTGATCAAATAATGTCTGAGTGCGAGGAGCTTACAGACCTTCCAACTCCCCCTGTACCTAGAGGGCCAAAGCTCAGAAAGGTTGGTAGACAGGTTTTGGCCAGCGCAGAGCAGTGAAGAGCTGTGGCCTCAGGGCTCTTCCTGCCCACCTGCTGCAGGCCCTGGGTGGGGCTAGTCAGGGAGGAAT
The Theropithecus gelada isolate Dixy chromosome 7b, Tgel_1.0, whole genome shotgun sequence DNA segment above includes these coding regions:
- the SLC22A17 gene encoding solute carrier family 22 member 17 isoform X3 is translated as MITAPCILFLFYGWPGLFLESARWLIVKRQIEEAQSVLRILAERNRPHGQMLGEEAQEALQDLENTCPLPATSSFSFASLLNYRNIWKNLLILGFTNFIAHAIRHCYQPVGGGGSPSDFYLCSLLASGTAALACVFLGVTVDRFGRRGILLLSMTLTGIASLVLLGLWDYLNEAAITTFSVLGLFSSQAAAILSTLLAAEVIPTTVRGRGLGLIMALGALGGLSGPAQRLHMGHGAFLQHVVLAACALLCILSIMLLPETKRKLLPEVLRDGELCRRPSLLRQPPPTRCDHVPLLATPNPAL
- the SLC22A17 gene encoding solute carrier family 22 member 17 isoform X2 — protein: MASDPIFTLAPPLHCHYGAFPPNASGWEQPPNASGVSVASAALAASAASRVATSTDPSCSGFAPPDFNHCLKDWDYNGLPVLTTNAIGQWDLVCDLGWQVILEQILFILGFASGYLFLGYPADRFGRRGIVLLTLGLVGPCGVGGAAAGSSTGVMALRFLLGFLLAGVDLGVYLMRLELCDPTQRLRVALAGELVGVGGHFLFLGLALVSKDWRFLQRMITAPCILFLFYGWPGLFLESARWLIVKRQIEEAQSVLRILAERNRPHGQMLGEEAQEALQDLENTCPLPATSSFSFASLLNYRNIWKNLLILGFTNFIAHAIRHCYQPVGGGGSPSDFYLCSLLASGTAALACVFLGVTVDRFGRRGILLLSMTLTGIASLVLLGLWDYLNEAAITTFSVLGLFSSQAAAILSTLLAAEVIPTTVRGRGLGLIMALGALGGLSGPAQRLHMGHGAFLQHVVLAACALLCILSIMLLPETKRKLLPEVLRDGELCRRPSLLRQPPPTRCDHVPLLATPNPAL
- the SLC22A17 gene encoding solute carrier family 22 member 17 isoform X1, which gives rise to MASDPIFTLAPPLHCHYGAFPPNASGWEQPPNASGVSVASAALAASAASRVATSTDPSCSGFAPPDFNHCLKDWDYNGLPVLTTNAIGQWDLVCDLGWQVILEQILFILGFASGYLFLGYPADRFGRRGIVLLTLGLVGPCGVGGAAAGSSTGVMALRFLLGFLLAGVDLGVYLMRLELCDPTQRLRVALAGELVGVGGHFLFLGLALVSKDWRFLQRMITAPCILFLFYGWPGLFLESARWLIVKRQIEEAQSVLRILAERNRPHGQMLGEEAQEALQDLENTCPLPATSSFSFASLLNYRNIWKNLLILGFTNFIAHAIRHCYQPVGGGGSPSDFYLCSLLASGTAALACVFLGVTVDRFGRRGILLLSMTLTGIASLVLLGLWDCEHPTFPTVWAQQGIPNRDLNEAAITTFSVLGLFSSQAAAILSTLLAAEVIPTTVRGRGLGLIMALGALGGLSGPAQRLHMGHGAFLQHVVLAACALLCILSIMLLPETKRKLLPEVLRDGELCRRPSLLRQPPPTRCDHVPLLATPNPAL